In Halobacillus amylolyticus, the following proteins share a genomic window:
- a CDS encoding cyclodeaminase produces MRLYTKDEIQHAVRLNTTVIDSIESAFTSLETKKVTMPPIMRIDIPANNGEVDIKSAYIEGYDSFAVKLSSGFFNNAKLGLPSGNGMMILISTTTGEPQAILADNGLLTDIRTAAAGAVAAKHLSREDSRTVGIIGTGSQSRYQLQALTHVRPIEQVQVYGRSREKAEQYKSFIEKSLNVSVDIKGTPYEAVCNSDIIITATPATEPVLMAEWLSEGQHITAMGSDAEHKQELETNVLEKADLVVCDVKEQSLILGELRSCLNSEIINQVHELGEITSGQKPGRTGYNQITVCDLTGTGVQDTQIARYAYQQLNFKEDDDNE; encoded by the coding sequence ATGCGTCTCTATACAAAAGATGAAATTCAACACGCAGTCCGATTAAACACTACTGTCATCGATAGCATTGAAAGCGCATTCACATCACTTGAAACAAAAAAGGTTACGATGCCACCGATTATGCGGATTGACATCCCTGCTAACAATGGCGAAGTTGATATTAAATCTGCCTATATTGAAGGGTATGACAGTTTTGCCGTTAAACTTTCGTCTGGATTTTTCAACAATGCAAAACTAGGGCTTCCCAGTGGAAATGGCATGATGATCCTCATTAGTACAACGACCGGCGAACCGCAAGCTATCCTCGCAGACAACGGATTGCTCACAGATATTCGCACAGCTGCCGCAGGGGCCGTAGCTGCTAAGCATCTCAGTCGGGAAGACAGCCGGACAGTTGGCATCATCGGGACAGGATCACAATCCAGATATCAACTACAAGCCCTTACACACGTCCGGCCCATTGAGCAAGTTCAAGTATACGGACGAAGTCGTGAAAAAGCAGAACAATATAAATCATTTATTGAAAAGTCGTTAAACGTGAGCGTTGACATTAAAGGTACGCCGTACGAAGCCGTCTGCAACAGCGACATTATTATTACAGCCACCCCGGCAACAGAGCCGGTCCTTATGGCTGAGTGGCTCAGCGAAGGCCAGCATATTACCGCCATGGGTTCAGATGCGGAGCACAAGCAGGAGCTTGAAACTAATGTACTCGAAAAGGCGGACTTAGTCGTTTGTGATGTAAAGGAGCAGTCGCTCATACTTGGCGAGCTAAGATCGTGTTTAAACAGTGAAATAATTAATCAAGTACATGAATTAGGAGAAATAACGAGCGGTCAAAAGCCTGGGAGAACAGGTTATAACCAAATCACTGTTTGCGATCTGACAGGAACAGGGGTGCAAGACACGCAAATCGCTCGCTATGCCTATCAACAATTAAACTTTAAGGAGGATGATGATAATGAGTGA
- a CDS encoding aldehyde dehydrogenase family protein, with protein MHTKIKAMKMLIGGKWVSAEETFEVRDPQDNEVIARVPLASKQDMTFAIEEAERTYRNTQVWPTHERIAILNRVANYIKEHAEEFAQLIASEGSKTINEARGEVKRTTQTIQISAEEARRMNGETINFDQSEGSENRIGYQYRFPVGVIGAITPFNDPLNLVAHKIGPAIASGNAIVVKPASVTPLSALKLAEAFVESGLPEGFLSVVTGSGRELGDTLVTHSSVKMISFTGGPNAGEKITQKAGAKKISMELGSNSPVIVLKDADLHDAVQSSVSGAFSAVGQNCIGVQRIYVEREIYSTFLDTFVNRTAELIVGDKMDELTDVGPMIEQREAERVEAWVNEAVTDGAKIEVGGKRQGVYYYPTVLTNVPATAKIAKEEIFGPVVLIQPVEDLSQAVEQANDVDYGLQAGIFTSNIHHAFYTIKHMNVGGVMINDSSDYRIDAMPFGGTKGSGVGREGVRYAMESMTESKVVCFRLQENML; from the coding sequence GTGCATACAAAAATAAAGGCGATGAAGATGTTGATTGGCGGAAAGTGGGTTAGTGCCGAAGAAACGTTCGAAGTGCGCGACCCTCAAGATAATGAAGTGATCGCCCGCGTTCCTCTCGCATCAAAACAAGATATGACATTCGCGATTGAAGAGGCTGAACGAACGTACAGGAACACCCAAGTATGGCCAACGCATGAGCGAATTGCGATTTTGAACAGAGTCGCAAATTATATAAAGGAACATGCTGAGGAATTTGCTCAATTAATAGCTTCTGAAGGAAGTAAAACCATTAATGAGGCACGGGGTGAAGTAAAGCGGACCACACAAACGATTCAAATCAGTGCTGAAGAAGCACGGAGAATGAATGGTGAAACTATAAATTTTGACCAAAGTGAAGGAAGCGAAAATCGTATTGGCTATCAGTATCGTTTCCCTGTTGGTGTGATTGGGGCGATCACACCATTTAATGATCCCTTGAATCTTGTGGCACACAAAATCGGACCTGCAATTGCCTCGGGTAATGCCATTGTTGTCAAACCGGCTTCCGTTACACCGCTAAGTGCCCTGAAATTGGCAGAGGCTTTTGTAGAATCAGGGCTTCCGGAAGGGTTTTTATCGGTAGTCACAGGATCGGGGCGTGAGCTTGGGGATACACTCGTCACACATTCATCTGTAAAAATGATTTCTTTTACTGGCGGGCCAAACGCTGGAGAGAAAATCACTCAAAAAGCCGGTGCGAAAAAAATCAGCATGGAGCTTGGTTCCAATTCCCCGGTTATTGTCTTGAAGGATGCTGATCTTCACGATGCCGTCCAGTCCTCAGTATCTGGGGCATTTTCGGCAGTTGGCCAAAATTGTATTGGAGTACAGCGAATTTATGTGGAAAGAGAGATCTATTCTACATTTCTGGACACGTTCGTTAATCGAACCGCTGAACTAATAGTTGGAGACAAAATGGATGAACTGACAGATGTCGGCCCAATGATCGAGCAACGTGAAGCTGAGCGTGTGGAAGCATGGGTGAACGAAGCAGTCACTGACGGAGCTAAAATTGAGGTAGGCGGTAAACGGCAAGGTGTTTATTACTATCCAACTGTTTTAACAAATGTCCCCGCGACAGCTAAAATCGCGAAAGAAGAAATTTTCGGTCCTGTTGTATTGATTCAACCTGTTGAGGATTTGAGTCAAGCTGTCGAGCAGGCAAACGATGTGGACTACGGTTTGCAAGCGGGTATTTTCACAAGCAACATTCATCATGCTTTTTACACAATAAAACATATGAATGTTGGCGGCGTTATGATTAATGACAGCAGTGATTACCGAATTGATGCCATGCCATTCGGCGGGACCAAAGGCTCGGGAGTCGGTCGTGAAGGAGTTCGTTATGCGATGGAGTCGATGACTGAATCTAAAGTTGTTTGCTTCCGGCTGCAAGAGAATATGCTTTAG
- a CDS encoding cystathionine gamma-synthase family protein: protein MSEAKFSTKSIWAGERDSLAFGATQVPVVHSVSFGYDDMDEWYEVAIGNKPGHIYGRNTNPTVQAFEEKIRILEGAEAATSFSTGMAAISNTLGTLLFPGDRIVSIKDTYGGTNKIFTEFLPKQQVDVVLCDTGDHEAIEQEIERGCKVLYLESPTNPTVKITDIKRMAKAGKAAGAIVVVDNTFATPVNQNPLELGADLVIHSATKFLGGHADALGGSVCGSKELVEAIYHYREINGATLDPMAAYLLLRGMKTLKLRIDQQNKNAQEIAEFLQGIELVDDVFYPGLESHPNHDIAKEQMKGFGGMLSFSVKGGVETVRQLLPKLQYANRAANLGSVETVVGPSRTTSHVECTPEERAAMGIPEGLIRYSAGIEDIDDLRKDLEQAFKALPADLLIKN, encoded by the coding sequence ATGAGTGAAGCTAAATTTAGCACAAAATCAATCTGGGCTGGGGAGAGAGACTCACTTGCCTTTGGCGCTACGCAAGTTCCAGTCGTTCATAGTGTATCGTTTGGTTATGACGATATGGATGAATGGTACGAAGTGGCAATTGGCAACAAGCCAGGCCACATATATGGACGTAATACGAACCCAACTGTTCAAGCTTTTGAAGAGAAGATCCGCATCCTGGAAGGAGCAGAGGCAGCAACAAGCTTCTCGACAGGCATGGCTGCAATCAGTAACACCCTTGGGACCTTGCTATTTCCAGGCGACCGCATCGTATCAATTAAAGATACGTATGGCGGGACAAATAAAATTTTCACGGAATTTCTTCCCAAACAGCAAGTAGATGTCGTGCTTTGCGATACAGGTGACCATGAGGCGATTGAACAAGAAATTGAGAGAGGTTGTAAAGTGCTTTATTTGGAAAGTCCAACAAACCCAACCGTAAAAATAACCGATATTAAGCGAATGGCTAAGGCTGGGAAAGCTGCCGGAGCTATCGTAGTCGTTGATAATACGTTTGCCACTCCTGTCAACCAGAACCCACTTGAACTTGGTGCCGATTTAGTAATTCATAGTGCCACGAAGTTCCTTGGTGGCCATGCTGATGCACTTGGCGGGTCTGTTTGTGGAAGCAAAGAACTTGTTGAAGCGATCTATCACTATCGTGAAATTAATGGTGCCACCCTTGATCCGATGGCAGCTTACTTGCTTCTTCGCGGCATGAAAACACTGAAGCTGCGCATCGATCAGCAAAATAAAAATGCCCAGGAAATTGCAGAGTTTCTCCAAGGAATAGAACTTGTTGATGACGTATTTTACCCTGGACTTGAGAGTCATCCAAACCATGATATTGCTAAAGAACAAATGAAAGGCTTTGGTGGGATGCTTAGCTTTTCTGTTAAAGGTGGTGTGGAAACCGTTCGTCAGCTGCTGCCAAAACTGCAGTATGCCAATCGGGCGGCGAATCTAGGTTCAGTGGAAACGGTAGTTGGACCATCCAGAACGACGAGTCATGTGGAATGTACTCCTGAAGAACGTGCAGCAATGGGAATTCCTGAAGGTTTGATTCGTTATTCAGCTGGGATAGAAGATATTGACGACTTGAGGAAGGACTTGGAGCAAGCTTTTAAAGCACTGCCAGCTGATCTTTTGATCAAGAACTAA
- a CDS encoding homoserine dehydrogenase, with protein MMVNIAFVGFGGVGQALAEILLQRKDSLNDSYGLDAKVVAVADMMKGSVYDPDGLDVEKLLEAVREDGSVENLSGGSRMKRGWNSLDTIAHSNADVIVEVTFTDVNTGEPAITHCRTAFENKKSVVTTNKGPVALAYRELAELAKSQGVFFGFEGTVMSGTPALRMPVETLAGNQIKEIKGILNGTTNYILTEMEKGYSYQDSLEKAQKLGYAEADPTSDVEGYDARYKAAILANYLMGEPLSHTEIECEGISEVTSEQVQEALLDGKKLRLLARVKNEQGIIKASVKPERIDADDPLAGVMGATNAIVYECDLAGPIMLTGAGAGLKETGFSLLIDLIHYQKEKQLAKI; from the coding sequence ATAATGGTAAATATAGCATTTGTTGGATTTGGGGGCGTCGGGCAGGCTCTTGCTGAAATTTTGCTTCAGCGAAAAGATAGCTTGAATGATTCGTACGGCCTTGATGCAAAAGTTGTAGCTGTTGCTGATATGATGAAAGGTTCGGTATATGATCCAGATGGGTTGGATGTGGAAAAATTGCTTGAAGCGGTTCGTGAAGATGGATCAGTTGAGAACCTTTCAGGAGGATCACGGATGAAAAGAGGGTGGAACAGCTTGGATACGATTGCCCATTCCAATGCAGATGTGATTGTTGAGGTAACCTTTACGGATGTAAATACAGGGGAACCGGCGATTACACATTGTCGGACTGCTTTTGAAAATAAAAAAAGTGTAGTGACAACGAATAAAGGACCAGTCGCTTTAGCCTATCGTGAACTAGCTGAGTTGGCGAAAAGTCAAGGAGTTTTCTTTGGATTTGAAGGAACGGTAATGAGCGGTACCCCTGCCCTAAGGATGCCTGTTGAAACACTTGCAGGCAATCAAATTAAAGAGATAAAGGGGATTCTTAATGGAACAACGAATTACATTTTGACAGAAATGGAGAAAGGGTATTCCTACCAAGATTCTCTAGAAAAGGCACAGAAGCTTGGCTACGCTGAGGCAGATCCTACTAGTGATGTTGAAGGATATGATGCTCGGTACAAAGCAGCAATTTTAGCTAACTATTTAATGGGGGAACCTCTTTCTCATACCGAGATTGAGTGTGAAGGGATCAGTGAAGTGACGTCTGAACAAGTGCAAGAGGCCCTGCTTGATGGTAAGAAATTACGCTTACTTGCTCGCGTTAAAAATGAACAAGGAATAATTAAGGCAAGTGTGAAGCCGGAGCGAATTGATGCAGATGATCCGCTTGCAGGAGTTATGGGAGCCACAAACGCAATCGTCTATGAATGTGATCTTGCTGGGCCAATTATGCTGACTGGAGCAGGTGCAGGGTTAAAAGAAACTGGCTTTTCACTGCTGATTGACCTCATTCATTATCAGAAGGAGAAACAGCTGGCTAAAATATAA
- a CDS encoding M20/M25/M40 family metallo-hydrolase: MNDPAVNNVIRSAAAGMKIINEPFGMGSEDFSHMTARIPGAMFFLGCGLEEERSLHHPLFDIDEKALSDGVAIFIKSVYQLLEV; encoded by the coding sequence CTGAACGACCCTGCAGTCAATAACGTAATTCGGAGTGCAGCTGCCGGAATGAAGATTATTAATGAACCTTTCGGGATGGGCAGTGAAGATTTCAGCCATATGACAGCCCGCATCCCTGGAGCGATGTTTTTCCTAGGGTGCGGGCTTGAGGAGGAACGAAGCTTGCACCACCCTCTTTTTGATATTGATGAAAAGGCTCTGTCAGATGGAGTAGCGATTTTTATAAAAAGTGTGTATCAGCTTCTGGAAGTGTAA
- a CDS encoding M20 metallopeptidase family protein: MTTKTTDLVERSVEILPEIIKWRRHFHQFPELSFQEKATSETIVQILRSFDVYTIETKVGGYGVVATLTSGEERPVIGLRADMDALPIYEQTELSYSSKHPGVMHACGHDAHIAILLGAAKLLAEDAKNGLFKGTVKLIFQPAEENCDVLGETGAMKMLESGALDDVEAVFALHVCPWLKSGEIQVNDGPSMANNDDFHLIIKGNGGHGGYPHHTNDPVWMSTYLLQALYSLNGRRVDPLEVGTISVGQIHAGEANNVIPGLVEIQGTVRSYKNEVRELLIKEIGGPLESLRL; this comes from the coding sequence GTGACAACCAAAACTACGGACTTAGTTGAACGTTCTGTAGAAATACTTCCAGAAATCATTAAATGGAGACGGCATTTCCACCAATTCCCTGAACTTAGTTTTCAGGAAAAGGCAACGAGTGAGACCATTGTGCAAATCCTCCGTTCGTTTGATGTTTATACGATCGAGACAAAAGTTGGAGGATATGGTGTTGTGGCTACTCTTACGTCAGGGGAAGAAAGACCTGTGATTGGTCTGCGGGCCGATATGGATGCTCTGCCGATTTATGAGCAGACGGAACTCTCGTACAGCTCCAAACATCCTGGGGTGATGCATGCTTGTGGACACGACGCCCACATCGCTATTCTTTTGGGTGCAGCAAAGCTGCTGGCTGAAGATGCGAAGAATGGACTCTTTAAAGGAACAGTGAAGTTAATCTTTCAGCCGGCTGAAGAAAATTGTGATGTGCTTGGGGAGACGGGAGCAATGAAGATGCTCGAATCTGGTGCCCTTGACGACGTCGAAGCGGTATTTGCATTGCATGTGTGTCCTTGGCTTAAGTCAGGCGAAATTCAGGTTAATGATGGACCAAGTATGGCTAATAATGATGATTTTCATTTGATTATAAAAGGCAACGGCGGACATGGAGGTTACCCACATCATACAAATGATCCGGTATGGATGTCCACGTATCTATTGCAGGCGTTGTATAGCTTAAATGGACGCAGGGTAGATCCTCTTGAGGTTGGCACGATTAGTGTCGGGCAAATTCATGCTGGAGAAGCGAATAATGTCATTCCGGGTTTAGTTGAGATTCAAGGAACCGTTCGATCATACAAGAATGAAGTTCGAGAACTTCTCATTAAAGAGATTGGGGGGCCGCTCGAGTCGTTACGGCTTTAG
- a CDS encoding IS256 family transposase — MDHFTSDIIQALVKKEDISEIFRSHLESAVNTLLQTELTAFLDYEKYDRLGFHTGNSRNGSYSRTLKTEYGELEISIPRDRNREFKQQTVAPYKRTNDTLESFVIHMFQKGVTMSEVSNLIERMYGHHYTPQTISNMTKAIGEEVEAFRQRTLSKRYVCVYLDATFLPVKRDTVSKEAVYIAVGIREDGSKEVLAYTIAPTESAYVWKELIEDIQARGVEEVLLFISDGLKGIKESIYSVFPKAKYQTCFVHVSRNIAHKVRVSDRKEICEDLKTLYRADNKEKAEEAMEAFIEKWKKSYAKVTQSLSDNQDLFTFYDFPKSIRKSIYSTNLIESFTKKIKKYSKRKEQFPNEESLDRFLVTQFEEYNQRFATRCHIGFDQARSEIAEMFNE, encoded by the coding sequence ATGGATCATTTTACATCAGATATTATACAAGCTCTAGTGAAAAAAGAGGATATTTCGGAAATCTTTCGCAGCCACCTGGAAAGCGCGGTGAATACGCTGCTTCAAACGGAATTGACAGCCTTCTTAGACTACGAAAAGTATGATCGTCTAGGCTTTCATACCGGAAACTCTCGCAACGGCTCTTATTCCCGTACCTTAAAAACCGAGTATGGTGAGCTTGAGATCTCCATCCCTCGTGATCGAAATCGAGAGTTCAAACAACAAACAGTGGCTCCTTATAAGCGCACCAACGATACCCTGGAGTCCTTCGTCATACATATGTTCCAAAAGGGTGTCACCATGTCCGAAGTATCCAATTTGATTGAACGAATGTATGGCCACCATTATACGCCCCAAACGATTTCAAACATGACCAAAGCGATCGGCGAAGAAGTAGAAGCATTTCGCCAACGAACTTTATCCAAGCGTTACGTATGCGTTTATTTAGATGCGACCTTTCTTCCCGTCAAGCGAGATACCGTATCCAAGGAAGCTGTCTATATTGCCGTTGGAATTCGGGAAGACGGATCTAAAGAGGTGCTCGCTTACACGATTGCTCCAACCGAATCTGCGTACGTTTGGAAAGAGTTAATTGAGGATATTCAAGCTCGTGGTGTTGAGGAGGTGCTCCTTTTTATTTCGGATGGATTAAAAGGGATCAAAGAAAGCATTTATTCGGTGTTCCCCAAGGCCAAGTACCAAACCTGTTTCGTCCATGTTTCCCGTAATATCGCCCATAAAGTCCGTGTTTCAGATCGAAAAGAAATATGTGAAGACCTGAAGACCCTTTACCGTGCGGATAATAAAGAGAAAGCTGAGGAAGCGATGGAAGCATTTATAGAGAAGTGGAAGAAATCATATGCGAAGGTCACTCAATCCCTTAGCGATAACCAGGATCTTTTCACGTTTTATGACTTCCCCAAGTCCATTCGAAAGAGTATCTACTCCACCAATTTAATCGAGTCCTTCACTAAGAAGATCAAGAAATACAGCAAGCGCAAAGAGCAGTTCCCCAATGAAGAATCACTGGACCGATTTCTCGTCACTCAGTTCGAAGAATACAACCAGCGTTTCGCAACACGTTGCCACATTGGTTTTGATCAAGCAAGGTCTGAAATAGCAGAAATGTTTAACGAGTAA
- a CDS encoding M24 family metallopeptidase — protein MVLPFDILEYQSRLKKTKERMADKGIEVLLITDPANMNYLSGYDAWSFYVHQMLVIMIDEPQPIWIGRFQDANGARVKTWIYDENIISYPDYYVHSSVYHPMDFISEILTQIGQGTRDIGVEMDHYYFTAMALDRLKRGMPNAKFHDASVLVNGVRIVKSDQEIEYMKRAATIADLAMTKGAESIRAGGRECDTAAEIYYHMVRGTSEFGGDYPAIVPLLPTGENTSIPHLTWTDRPFVEGSAVIVELAGCYKRYHVPLARTVSIGQPSERLNNLSSVVTEGIQNVLQAAKPGVTCSDLEEVWSKSIQKYGFEKESRLGYSVGLNYPPDWGEHTASIRKGDTTVLQPNMTFHLIPALWFDSDGIEISETFRVTETGSERFTTYPQELIVRNDPFNISSNGQIS, from the coding sequence ATGGTGCTTCCATTTGATATTTTAGAGTATCAAAGTCGTCTGAAGAAGACGAAGGAACGTATGGCTGATAAGGGAATTGAAGTGTTATTAATTACGGATCCTGCAAATATGAATTATTTATCCGGTTATGATGCGTGGTCATTTTACGTGCATCAGATGCTTGTGATTATGATTGATGAACCGCAGCCGATATGGATTGGGCGCTTTCAAGATGCAAATGGTGCCAGGGTTAAGACGTGGATCTATGATGAGAACATTATTTCTTATCCTGATTACTATGTGCACTCAAGTGTCTATCACCCAATGGACTTTATTTCTGAAATTTTGACGCAAATTGGTCAGGGCACTCGTGACATCGGTGTTGAGATGGATCATTATTATTTCACAGCAATGGCTCTTGATCGCCTGAAACGGGGAATGCCTAACGCAAAGTTTCATGATGCTTCAGTACTTGTCAATGGGGTTCGGATTGTTAAATCGGATCAAGAAATTGAATATATGAAGCGGGCCGCTACAATTGCAGACTTGGCAATGACCAAAGGGGCTGAGAGTATCCGTGCAGGTGGCCGGGAATGTGATACGGCCGCAGAGATCTACTACCACATGGTTCGCGGTACCTCGGAATTCGGTGGTGATTATCCAGCCATTGTACCACTACTGCCGACAGGGGAGAATACATCGATTCCCCATCTCACATGGACAGATAGACCGTTCGTTGAAGGCAGTGCTGTCATTGTAGAGCTGGCAGGTTGTTATAAACGATATCATGTTCCGCTGGCACGAACCGTTTCAATAGGTCAACCGAGTGAAAGACTCAACAACCTCTCCTCCGTAGTCACGGAAGGCATTCAAAATGTGCTTCAAGCCGCAAAGCCGGGTGTGACTTGTAGTGATTTAGAAGAAGTATGGAGTAAAAGTATTCAAAAGTACGGTTTTGAGAAGGAATCTCGCCTTGGTTATTCGGTGGGGTTGAATTACCCTCCAGATTGGGGAGAGCATACAGCAAGCATTCGTAAAGGTGACACAACTGTTCTACAGCCAAATATGACTTTTCATTTGATACCAGCTCTTTGGTTCGATTCCGATGGCATTGAAATTAGCGAAACATTCCGGGTGACAGAGACAGGAAGTGAACGGTTTACGACCTATCCGCAGGAATTGATTGTTAGAAACGACCCATTCAACATTAGCTCAAACGGTCAAATCAGCTAG